From the genome of Candidatus Nitrosocosmicus oleophilus, one region includes:
- a CDS encoding Lrp/AsnC family transcriptional regulator, with protein sequence MKILSELTKDASISIPQLSKKLNINSSVLYSRIKRLTKRELIRKFTVIINESQLGINIKATVGINRDPKLKEPIHNELIKIPEIRSLIEVTGRFDIILSVNTRTLEELHKVVIERIGKIEGIQATETFVEMQRTDKEPVYSIQTSNQNFG encoded by the coding sequence ATGAAAATTTTGTCAGAATTGACAAAAGATGCAAGTATTTCAATCCCCCAGCTAAGTAAGAAATTAAACATTAACTCCTCAGTTTTGTACAGCAGAATCAAAAGGCTTACTAAACGAGAACTTATCAGAAAATTTACTGTTATCATAAATGAATCACAGCTGGGTATTAATATTAAGGCAACAGTCGGCATAAATCGTGATCCAAAATTAAAAGAACCCATCCATAATGAACTTATCAAAATCCCAGAAATAAGGTCACTCATAGAAGTTACTGGTCGTTTCGACATAATACTGTCGGTAAATACAAGAACTCTAGAAGAACTTCACAAGGTAGTAATAGAGAGAATCGGGAAAATAGAAGGCATACAAGCTACAGAGACCTTCGTGGAGATGCAAAGAACAGATAAGGAACCAGTTTATTCGATACAAACTAGTAATCAAAATTTTGGATGA